Proteins encoded together in one Gemmatimonadota bacterium DH-78 window:
- a CDS encoding tetratricopeptide repeat protein encodes MAKRHPGSSRRQGRDDKHASEDDVFVANVLEFSGWARKNSQVLILFGVALAVVVFAVIYYVNWRSGQAETAVAELERIALSVGQADPEASKISLEQYLERFSGTPYAGEARLLLGQLYLDGGQAGQAIQTLEASSASLRDPMGVQIATLRARALEAQSQFDEAEALYLRIADQAELGFQRVGALEDAARIRMERQNYAGAAELYQRLLDEEEHTVERAGIYQMRLGEAQARLNS; translated from the coding sequence ATGGCGAAGCGCCATCCCGGTTCGTCCCGCCGCCAAGGCCGCGACGACAAGCACGCCTCCGAGGACGACGTCTTCGTCGCGAATGTCCTCGAGTTCAGCGGCTGGGCCAGGAAGAACAGCCAGGTCCTGATCCTCTTCGGCGTCGCGCTCGCCGTGGTCGTCTTCGCCGTGATCTACTACGTCAATTGGCGTTCGGGTCAGGCCGAGACGGCGGTGGCCGAGCTCGAGCGCATCGCGCTGTCGGTGGGCCAGGCCGATCCGGAGGCCTCGAAGATCTCCCTCGAGCAGTACCTCGAGCGGTTCTCGGGGACTCCGTATGCGGGTGAGGCGCGGCTGCTTCTCGGCCAGCTCTATCTCGACGGGGGCCAGGCGGGGCAGGCGATCCAGACGCTCGAAGCGTCATCCGCCTCGCTGCGCGACCCGATGGGGGTGCAGATCGCCACGCTGCGGGCCCGCGCTCTCGAGGCGCAGAGCCAGTTCGACGAGGCCGAGGCGCTCTACCTGCGCATCGCCGACCAGGCCGAGCTCGGCTTCCAGCGTGTCGGCGCCCTCGAGGACGCCGCCCGGATCCGGATGGAGCGCCAGAACTACGCCGGCGCCGCCGAGCTCTACCAGCGTCTACTCGACGAGGAGGAGCACACGGTCGAGCGGGCGGGCATCTACCAGATGCGCCTCGGCGAGGCTCAGGCACGCCTGAACAGCTGA
- a CDS encoding polyprenol monophosphomannose synthase: protein MTNDDRILVVIPTYDERDNLPRIVPAVLEVDPRLHVLVVDDNSPDGTGEVADELAARHAPRVHVMHRAGKEGLGRAYLAGFEWGLGEGYGWIMEMDADLSHRPEDLPTMIAASEEHPVVVGSRYVDGRVTVVNWPISRLLISLFGSWYARTATRVPVRDATGGFNCFRREVLEAIDFERVQSNGYSFQIELKLRAWRKGFRPIEVPIVFTERDTGESKMSKSIVREAIWKVWKLRFLDLAGRL, encoded by the coding sequence ATGACGAACGACGATCGGATCCTGGTGGTGATTCCCACCTACGACGAGCGCGACAATCTGCCCCGGATCGTGCCGGCAGTGCTGGAGGTCGACCCGCGACTCCACGTGCTCGTGGTCGACGACAACTCTCCCGACGGCACCGGCGAGGTGGCCGACGAACTCGCCGCCCGCCACGCCCCCCGGGTGCACGTCATGCATCGGGCGGGGAAGGAGGGGCTCGGGCGCGCCTATCTGGCGGGCTTCGAGTGGGGCCTCGGCGAGGGCTACGGCTGGATCATGGAGATGGACGCCGACCTCAGCCACCGGCCCGAGGATCTGCCCACGATGATCGCCGCTTCCGAGGAGCATCCCGTGGTGGTCGGCTCGCGCTACGTGGACGGTCGCGTGACCGTGGTCAACTGGCCGATCAGCCGGTTGCTGATCAGCCTGTTCGGCAGCTGGTACGCGCGCACCGCCACCCGCGTGCCCGTGCGCGACGCCACCGGCGGCTTCAACTGCTTCCGGCGCGAGGTGCTCGAGGCGATCGACTTCGAGCGGGTGCAGTCGAACGGCTACTCCTTCCAGATCGAGCTCAAGCTCCGAGCCTGGAGGAAGGGATTCCGGCCGATCGAGGTGCCCATCGTCTTCACCGAACGCGACACGGGGGAGTCGAAGATGTCGAAGTCCATCGTGCGCGAGGCGATCTGGAAGGTGTGGAAGCTGCGGTTCCTCGATCTGGCGGGGCGGCTGTGA
- a CDS encoding lysylphosphatidylglycerol synthase transmembrane domain-containing protein has protein sequence MVVTAFVLRRLGFTFDEVTALDLGRWQPRWGLLSASAVVLAVGYAFSGWLWARMVREMGGRALPMTTAVRIYMVANLGRYVPGKVLQIAGLAWLSRREGVPPGTAMAAAVVGQGVALLGATSIGLVAFFGPDPRYRAIGWIGVGLTALFVAATSVPPTARLLERLWRGLAGRAGEESPPPVAKAGFGLRWTAWYALNWGVYAAAFWLFFMALEGPASFLGVGPAFAAAYLVGYLVLFAPAGAGVRESALVVFLLPVVSREAALALAVAARLWTTVVEVVPAGILALTHARRGGPDASLPDSSDSHSTA, from the coding sequence GTGGTGGTCACCGCGTTCGTGCTTCGCCGGCTGGGCTTCACCTTCGACGAGGTGACGGCGCTCGATCTCGGGCGATGGCAGCCGCGCTGGGGGCTCCTGAGCGCATCGGCCGTCGTCCTGGCCGTCGGGTACGCCTTCTCGGGCTGGCTCTGGGCGCGCATGGTTCGCGAGATGGGTGGGCGCGCCCTGCCGATGACGACCGCCGTCCGCATCTACATGGTGGCCAATCTCGGCCGATACGTGCCGGGCAAGGTGCTCCAGATCGCCGGACTCGCCTGGCTGTCGCGGCGCGAGGGCGTGCCGCCGGGCACGGCCATGGCGGCGGCGGTCGTCGGTCAGGGTGTGGCGCTGCTCGGCGCCACCTCGATCGGTCTCGTCGCCTTTTTCGGCCCCGACCCCCGCTATCGGGCGATCGGATGGATCGGGGTGGGGCTGACGGCCCTGTTCGTGGCGGCCACCTCGGTTCCGCCCACCGCCCGCCTGCTCGAGCGTCTCTGGCGCGGACTGGCGGGCAGGGCAGGGGAGGAGTCCCCTCCCCCCGTGGCCAAGGCCGGCTTCGGCCTGCGCTGGACCGCGTGGTACGCCCTCAACTGGGGGGTGTATGCCGCGGCATTCTGGTTATTCTTCATGGCGCTCGAGGGTCCGGCGTCGTTTCTCGGGGTCGGTCCCGCCTTCGCGGCGGCCTACCTCGTGGGCTACCTCGTGCTCTTCGCCCCGGCCGGCGCCGGTGTGCGCGAGTCGGCGCTCGTGGTGTTTCTGCTCCCGGTCGTGTCGCGCGAAGCCGCGCTCGCCCTGGCCGTGGCCGCGCGCCTGTGGACCACCGTGGTCGAGGTGGTTCCCGCCGGCATTCTCGCGCTGACCCACGCTCGGCGGGGCGGACCCGACGCATCCCTTCCAGACTCCAGCGATTCCCACTCGACGGCATGA
- the ggt gene encoding gamma-glutamyltransferase, whose product MAASPAPPVFPAANRPDVRGTRGAVVSDHPLASAAAHDVLRGGGNAVDAAIAAAGVLAVVRPHMNGVGGDAFALIYEAATGTVHALNGSGRAGALATPAFFDAAGVEEIPQTGPLSVSVPGAVAAWADAADRFGTRPLAELLAPAVSYARDGFPVSTRLASDFESQGDDLDEAGRSLFLPNGAPPEVGSLLRNPALAGTLETIGREGAAGFYTGEVAAALAAHLESAGGYLRESDFAQHTSSWVDPLSVDYLGHTFLVMPPNTQGVTQLQQMGMAQAFDVAAMGHNSPDYLHTLIEIKKRAFADRDRWVADPDMVEVPTAAMLDPNYLRTRAEEIDASTASDSVASGVGDPRPNAALDLEGRDLGDTVYLTVVDADGNAVSWIQSLYAGFGSGILEPTTGVVLQNRGALFTLDAAHPNVVAPGKRPFHTLTPMLALRDGSLAFTLGTPGGDAQTQSLLQIVHNLLLFGMTPQEAVEAPRFRSYNGVSVAVEDRLDPAVRDALTERGHALRLVSGWTATFGGAQMIRRDSASGTLTAAADPRREAYAIAH is encoded by the coding sequence ATGGCCGCCTCCCCCGCCCCACCGGTCTTCCCGGCCGCCAACCGGCCCGATGTGCGAGGCACCCGCGGGGCCGTGGTGTCGGATCATCCCCTGGCCTCGGCGGCGGCTCACGACGTGTTGCGCGGCGGCGGCAACGCCGTGGACGCGGCGATCGCGGCGGCGGGCGTGCTCGCCGTGGTCCGGCCGCACATGAACGGCGTGGGGGGCGATGCCTTCGCCCTCATCTACGAGGCCGCGACGGGCACGGTGCACGCGCTGAACGGGTCGGGGCGCGCGGGAGCGCTCGCCACCCCCGCGTTCTTCGACGCTGCCGGGGTCGAGGAGATCCCCCAAACCGGCCCGCTGTCGGTGAGCGTGCCCGGCGCGGTGGCGGCCTGGGCGGACGCGGCCGACCGGTTCGGCACCCGTCCGCTCGCCGAGCTGCTCGCGCCGGCCGTCTCGTACGCGCGCGACGGATTCCCGGTGTCGACGCGGCTGGCCTCCGACTTCGAGAGCCAGGGTGACGACCTCGACGAGGCGGGGCGCTCTCTCTTCCTGCCCAACGGCGCCCCGCCCGAGGTCGGATCGCTGCTGCGCAATCCGGCACTGGCCGGCACGCTCGAAACGATCGGTCGCGAGGGCGCGGCCGGGTTCTACACGGGTGAGGTGGCGGCCGCGCTCGCCGCCCACCTCGAGTCCGCGGGCGGCTACCTGCGCGAGTCCGACTTCGCCCAGCACACCAGCAGCTGGGTCGACCCGCTCTCGGTCGACTACCTGGGTCACACCTTCCTCGTGATGCCGCCGAACACGCAGGGTGTGACGCAGCTGCAGCAGATGGGCATGGCACAGGCCTTCGACGTCGCGGCGATGGGCCACAACTCCCCCGACTACCTGCACACCCTGATCGAGATCAAGAAGCGCGCCTTCGCCGACCGCGACCGCTGGGTGGCCGATCCGGACATGGTCGAGGTGCCGACCGCCGCGATGCTAGACCCGAACTACCTGCGCACTCGAGCGGAGGAGATCGACGCCTCGACCGCCTCCGATTCGGTCGCCTCCGGGGTGGGCGATCCACGGCCGAATGCTGCGCTCGACCTCGAGGGTCGCGACCTGGGCGACACCGTCTACCTCACGGTCGTCGACGCCGACGGCAACGCGGTGAGCTGGATCCAGTCGCTGTACGCGGGCTTCGGATCGGGGATTCTCGAGCCCACCACCGGCGTCGTGCTCCAGAACCGCGGTGCGCTCTTCACCCTCGACGCCGCCCATCCGAACGTGGTGGCGCCCGGCAAGCGACCCTTCCACACCCTCACCCCGATGCTTGCCCTGCGCGACGGGTCGCTCGCCTTCACCCTCGGCACTCCGGGCGGCGATGCGCAGACGCAGTCGCTGCTCCAGATCGTGCACAATCTGCTGCTCTTCGGGATGACGCCGCAGGAGGCGGTCGAGGCGCCGCGCTTTCGCAGCTACAATGGTGTGAGTGTGGCCGTGGAGGATCGACTCGACCCGGCCGTGCGCGACGCGCTCACGGAGCGGGGTCACGCACTGCGCCTGGTGTCGGGGTGGACCGCAACCTTCGGGGGCGCCCAGATGATTCGTCGGGACTCCGCGTCCGGCACTCTCACGGCGGCGGCCGATCCCCGCCGCGAAGCCTACGCCATCGCTCACTGA
- a CDS encoding class I SAM-dependent methyltransferase yields MSDDRRIDQSWYDSSTYFDGDTEHLMDLGSRFQRYRIEKVLEIADPEPSDRVVDFGCGWGTFEWVLGHRVKEIIGIDFSARSIELCNERLARDPNPAVRFLQADAGATGLDDDSCDLVICADLFEHLYPEDSARVALEAFRILRPGGRFSVWTPHRGHILEVLKNNSIVLKPDPSHVDYKSMRVMKSLLVGAGFEIERAYYAPSHLPGLKAAERLLQRAVPLLRRRIAVLGRKPIRGVDDPGR; encoded by the coding sequence GTGAGCGACGATCGCCGCATCGATCAGTCCTGGTACGACTCGTCGACCTACTTCGACGGCGACACCGAGCACCTCATGGACCTCGGCAGCCGCTTCCAGCGCTACCGGATCGAGAAGGTGCTCGAGATCGCGGACCCCGAGCCGAGCGACCGCGTGGTCGACTTCGGCTGCGGGTGGGGCACCTTCGAATGGGTGCTGGGCCACCGGGTGAAGGAGATCATCGGCATCGACTTCTCGGCCCGCAGCATCGAGTTGTGCAACGAACGCCTGGCCCGCGACCCCAATCCCGCCGTGCGTTTCCTGCAGGCCGACGCCGGCGCCACCGGTCTCGACGACGACTCCTGCGACCTCGTGATCTGCGCCGACCTCTTCGAGCATCTCTATCCCGAGGACTCCGCGCGGGTGGCCCTCGAGGCCTTCCGCATCCTGCGGCCCGGCGGTCGTTTCAGCGTGTGGACCCCGCATCGCGGCCACATCCTCGAGGTGCTCAAGAACAACTCCATCGTGCTGAAGCCCGACCCGAGCCACGTCGACTACAAGTCGATGCGCGTGATGAAGTCGCTGCTGGTGGGCGCCGGCTTCGAGATCGAGCGCGCCTACTACGCGCCGTCGCATCTGCCGGGCCTCAAGGCCGCCGAGCGGCTCCTCCAGCGTGCGGTACCGCTGCTGCGGCGGCGCATCGCGGTGCTCGGCCGCAAGCCGATTCGGGGCGTCGACGACCCCGGGCGTTGA
- a CDS encoding secondary thiamine-phosphate synthase enzyme YjbQ: protein MIGHLEVVTRGSGLHEFTRELQELVRSSGVQEGLCTVMIQHTSASLTIQENADPSARHDLERWMERHVPEGDPHFTHTLEGPDDMPSHIRAALTATTLSIPVDDGRLALGTWQGVYLWEHRRRGARRRCVVHIGS, encoded by the coding sequence ATGATCGGGCACCTCGAGGTCGTCACCCGGGGATCGGGCCTCCACGAGTTCACCCGCGAGCTGCAGGAGCTCGTGCGCAGCTCCGGAGTGCAGGAGGGGCTGTGCACGGTCATGATCCAGCACACCTCGGCCAGCCTCACGATTCAGGAGAACGCCGACCCCTCGGCGCGACACGATCTCGAGCGGTGGATGGAGCGGCACGTGCCCGAGGGCGATCCGCACTTCACCCACACCCTCGAGGGTCCGGACGACATGCCGTCGCACATCCGGGCGGCCCTCACCGCCACCACCCTCTCGATCCCCGTCGACGACGGACGCCTCGCGCTCGGCACCTGGCAGGGGGTCTATCTATGGGAGCACCGGCGACGGGGCGCCCGCCGGCGCTGCGTGGTGCACATCGGGAGCTGA
- a CDS encoding DUF423 domain-containing protein codes for MDRTFVIAAALFGFIGVAAGAFGAHALRESLSPRDLEIFETAVRYQLVHAVALLGIASAWARWPESAGTLALSGWLMVGGVTVFSGSLYLLVLSGMRWLGAVTPLGGVAMLAGWAMLGWAALRAGSSS; via the coding sequence ATGGACCGCACCTTCGTCATCGCCGCCGCCCTCTTCGGCTTCATCGGCGTCGCCGCCGGGGCCTTCGGCGCCCACGCCCTGCGGGAGTCGCTCTCGCCGCGCGACCTCGAGATCTTCGAAACCGCCGTCCGCTACCAGCTCGTGCACGCGGTGGCGCTGCTCGGCATCGCCTCTGCCTGGGCCCGCTGGCCGGAGTCGGCCGGTACCCTGGCCCTCTCCGGCTGGCTGATGGTCGGTGGCGTGACCGTCTTCTCCGGCTCCCTCTACCTGCTCGTGCTCAGCGGCATGCGATGGCTGGGCGCCGTCACGCCGCTGGGGGGCGTGGCGATGCTCGCGGGCTGGGCCATGCTCGGCTGGGCGGCGCTCCGGGCCGGCAGCTCGTCGTAG
- a CDS encoding benzoate-CoA ligase family protein, with the protein MTFRPPTPFNIADHFLDARVREGRGDRVALRHAAGTVSYADLKGESSRFGHLLLEAGVRPGDRVIVALPDTPDYVAALFGILKAGAVVVMLNPHLKRAEVDYLLEYTGATAAFVHPETGGPLTEAVAEAREAGGEGRTLATGALERVFRVGTPDLESRIAQQSALLEPFAAGPDDPAIWLFSGGTTGFPKGVVQSHRSFANTTELYAKGVIGYTEDDVTASVPKLYFGYATGSNLFFPMSVGASCVLFPERCEVEVLFDVIERFRPTILVNVPTMVNHMVGHPRAAERDLSSLRLSTSAGEALPRELHERWRDLFGVELVDGLGTAEMWHIFLSNRPGEVRPGSLGRAVPGFEVRVCDAEGREVPDGEVGYLRVRGESRAIEYWRHPEKTARAFRGDWYVSEDMLRRDEEGFFYYEGRADDMLKVSGKWLSPGEVENCLMAHPAVVEVAVVGHVNADGLTKPWAFVRIDGDHPATPSLEGELQQFVKDRLAPYKYPRRVIVMDDLPRTHLGKIDRGRLRGVDS; encoded by the coding sequence ATGACCTTCCGACCGCCCACACCCTTCAACATCGCCGACCACTTCCTCGACGCCCGGGTGCGGGAGGGGCGGGGCGATCGCGTGGCACTCCGCCACGCGGCGGGTACGGTCAGCTACGCGGATCTGAAGGGGGAGTCGAGCCGCTTCGGCCACCTGCTGCTCGAGGCCGGAGTGCGGCCCGGCGATCGGGTGATCGTCGCACTCCCCGACACTCCCGACTACGTGGCCGCCCTGTTCGGCATCCTCAAGGCCGGTGCGGTGGTGGTGATGCTGAATCCGCACCTGAAGCGGGCCGAGGTCGACTACCTTCTCGAGTACACCGGGGCGACCGCCGCTTTCGTGCACCCGGAGACGGGCGGACCCCTGACCGAGGCCGTCGCCGAGGCCCGCGAGGCCGGGGGAGAGGGCCGCACGCTGGCCACCGGCGCTCTCGAGCGCGTCTTTCGCGTGGGCACCCCCGACCTGGAGTCCCGGATCGCGCAGCAGTCGGCGCTGCTCGAGCCCTTCGCCGCCGGTCCCGACGACCCGGCGATCTGGCTGTTCTCGGGGGGGACGACCGGCTTTCCGAAGGGGGTGGTGCAGTCGCATCGATCCTTCGCCAACACCACCGAACTCTACGCGAAGGGCGTGATCGGCTACACGGAAGACGACGTCACGGCGTCGGTGCCCAAGCTGTATTTCGGCTACGCCACCGGTTCGAACCTCTTCTTTCCGATGTCGGTGGGGGCGTCGTGCGTGCTCTTTCCGGAGCGGTGCGAGGTGGAGGTGCTGTTCGACGTGATCGAGCGGTTTCGACCCACGATTCTCGTGAACGTGCCCACCATGGTGAACCACATGGTCGGCCACCCGCGCGCGGCCGAGCGAGACCTCTCGTCGCTGCGGCTGTCCACCTCGGCGGGAGAGGCGCTGCCGCGGGAGCTCCACGAGCGCTGGCGCGATCTCTTCGGCGTGGAGCTCGTCGATGGGCTCGGCACGGCCGAGATGTGGCACATCTTCCTCTCGAATCGTCCCGGCGAGGTGCGGCCGGGCTCACTCGGGCGCGCGGTGCCCGGCTTCGAGGTGAGGGTGTGCGACGCGGAGGGCCGGGAGGTGCCCGACGGCGAGGTGGGCTACCTCCGGGTGCGCGGCGAGTCGAGGGCGATCGAGTACTGGCGGCACCCCGAGAAGACCGCCCGCGCCTTCCGGGGCGACTGGTACGTGTCCGAAGACATGCTGCGTCGTGACGAGGAGGGGTTCTTCTACTACGAGGGGCGCGCCGACGACATGCTGAAGGTGTCGGGCAAGTGGCTGTCGCCGGGCGAGGTGGAGAACTGCCTCATGGCGCATCCCGCCGTGGTCGAGGTGGCGGTGGTGGGGCATGTGAACGCCGACGGACTCACCAAGCCGTGGGCCTTCGTCCGAATCGACGGCGACCACCCCGCGACACCCTCCCTCGAGGGCGAGCTGCAGCAGTTCGTGAAAGACCGGCTGGCCCCCTACAAGTATCCGCGGCGGGTGATCGTCATGGACGACCTGCCCCGCACCCACCTGGGCAAGATCGATCGGGGCCGGCTGCGCGGAGTCGATTCCTGA
- a CDS encoding NAD-dependent deacylase, whose translation MFDPTDPLRGPTGRLTRARRLLDQAERVLVLTGAGISAESGVPTFRDPMTGLWAHRRPEELATPEAFAHDPRLVWEWYEWRRAQLRACAPNAAHHALAEWIAASPGGRRLYTQNVDGLHHRALEERDEPIPAGAHPRTLHGDLFGNRCSHCAWTERAREPLDTSSEHTLPRCPDCGGAVRPAVVWFGEALDTELLEQAMSDAQRADVCLVVGTSALVHPAASLPRIVDRSGGVIIEVNPQPTPLTAEAAVHIAGAAGAVLPELLM comes from the coding sequence ATGTTCGATCCGACCGACCCGCTGCGGGGTCCCACCGGGCGTCTGACCCGGGCCCGACGCCTGCTGGATCAGGCCGAGCGTGTGCTCGTGCTCACCGGAGCCGGAATCAGCGCCGAATCCGGAGTCCCCACCTTTCGCGACCCCATGACGGGACTGTGGGCGCACCGTCGGCCCGAAGAGCTCGCCACGCCGGAGGCCTTCGCCCACGACCCGCGCCTCGTGTGGGAGTGGTACGAGTGGCGGCGGGCCCAGTTGCGCGCATGCGCCCCCAACGCCGCCCACCACGCACTGGCCGAGTGGATCGCCGCGTCGCCGGGCGGCCGGCGGCTCTATACGCAGAATGTGGACGGGCTGCATCATCGGGCGCTGGAAGAGCGCGACGAACCGATCCCCGCCGGGGCGCACCCGCGCACCCTGCACGGCGACCTGTTCGGCAATCGCTGCAGCCACTGCGCCTGGACCGAGCGGGCGCGCGAACCCCTCGACACCTCGTCGGAGCACACCCTCCCCCGCTGCCCCGACTGCGGCGGGGCGGTGCGCCCGGCGGTGGTCTGGTTCGGCGAGGCGCTCGACACCGAACTGCTCGAGCAGGCCATGTCGGACGCCCAGCGGGCGGATGTCTGCCTCGTGGTCGGCACCAGCGCGCTCGTGCATCCGGCGGCGTCGCTCCCGCGCATCGTCGATCGTTCCGGGGGCGTGATCATCGAGGTGAACCCCCAGCCGACGCCGCTCACCGCCGAGGCCGCGGTGCACATCGCCGGAGCCGCCGGGGCGGTGCTTCCGGAACTCCTGATGTAG
- a CDS encoding Ig-like domain-containing protein — translation MTRIRSALVLAFAAGVAACSDGNQTLPAPVVDQIVIAPESGSVTTLGATIAFDAEARTSTGVPVAGLSFDWTSSNTSVATVDANGVATAVGFGEATITAEIDGVSAGAIFSVRDCTASVALAPGEWTALAVPAAGDCGVILPAGSAGDRYRVAVVSTDTTRNGAAVSNVAVDIVPLGTTALTEPAAPAATSAATSAAVARALRVRGLGEAARMAEHTALAHDRMRADEARILGALGPDAVLRESTSARSPARQVQNPTQTISLDPNTSSCEATDNVLANLVYFDDRLAFYQDAEQAQTSLAVTAQQAQRMAEFYRDFGEPVIDAYYDGVSDIDNNDRVIVFITPEVVFPTAAFVWSGDFFEANASTGCAASNEGEYIYFSAEVMQLQDDVDGPGWQSLETLVHEMKHVSSLYRSVLRPRGQQYHPSWVEEGTAEIAGNMATRLAWSSVGGPAINARIDDEDIIDTGFDASTGDIKPEFFGVAIRMLRAQGFLASQPNGLVVSPNGALDDHSVYGSGWTFFRWLGDSYGNAASAPMADADLFKSLNATAAMPGVRGLEDELGVPFPRLLERFAAAVMFHATPNAPTGLDFTGYDFPTAIEVFCFAADNPACSGSAPGPTGYWPWPVTTNSDGTPSWTLQQPTEFSGSIGPAGLRIHDFVSNGTGTGAELVLSAPAQARIVVARIQ, via the coding sequence ATGACCCGGATCCGTTCCGCCCTGGTTCTCGCGTTCGCCGCGGGCGTCGCCGCCTGCTCCGACGGCAACCAGACTCTGCCCGCGCCGGTCGTGGACCAGATCGTGATCGCGCCGGAATCGGGCTCGGTCACCACCCTCGGTGCGACGATCGCCTTCGACGCGGAGGCTCGCACCTCGACGGGCGTGCCCGTGGCCGGCCTCTCCTTCGACTGGACTTCGTCGAATACCTCCGTGGCCACCGTCGATGCGAACGGCGTGGCCACCGCGGTCGGCTTCGGCGAGGCGACGATCACCGCGGAGATCGACGGCGTGAGCGCGGGTGCCATCTTCTCCGTGCGCGACTGCACGGCCAGCGTGGCACTGGCCCCGGGCGAGTGGACGGCCCTGGCCGTGCCCGCCGCCGGCGATTGCGGAGTGATCCTGCCGGCCGGCAGCGCCGGCGACCGCTACCGGGTGGCGGTGGTCAGCACCGATACGACCCGCAACGGTGCCGCGGTGTCGAACGTCGCCGTCGACATCGTCCCGCTCGGCACCACCGCGCTCACCGAGCCGGCCGCGCCGGCCGCAACCTCCGCCGCAACCTCCGCCGCGGTCGCGCGCGCTCTGCGGGTTCGGGGGCTGGGCGAAGCGGCGCGCATGGCCGAACACACCGCCCTCGCGCACGACCGCATGCGTGCCGACGAGGCCCGGATCCTCGGCGCCCTCGGACCGGACGCGGTGCTCCGCGAGTCGACGTCGGCCCGCTCGCCGGCCCGGCAGGTGCAGAACCCGACCCAGACGATCAGCCTCGACCCGAACACGTCGAGTTGCGAGGCCACCGACAACGTGCTCGCCAACCTCGTCTATTTCGACGACCGGCTGGCCTTCTACCAGGACGCCGAGCAGGCGCAGACCTCCCTCGCCGTCACCGCTCAGCAGGCGCAGCGAATGGCCGAGTTCTACCGCGACTTCGGCGAGCCGGTGATCGACGCCTACTACGACGGCGTCAGCGACATCGACAACAACGACCGGGTGATCGTCTTCATCACCCCCGAGGTCGTCTTTCCCACGGCCGCCTTCGTCTGGAGCGGAGACTTCTTCGAGGCCAACGCCTCGACGGGCTGCGCCGCGTCGAACGAGGGCGAGTACATCTACTTCAGCGCCGAGGTGATGCAGCTTCAGGACGACGTGGACGGTCCGGGCTGGCAGTCGCTGGAGACGCTGGTGCACGAGATGAAGCACGTGAGCTCGCTCTATCGCTCGGTGCTTCGCCCTCGCGGCCAGCAGTACCATCCGTCGTGGGTGGAAGAAGGCACCGCCGAGATCGCCGGCAACATGGCCACTCGCCTCGCCTGGTCGTCGGTCGGAGGCCCGGCCATCAACGCGCGGATCGACGACGAAGACATCATCGACACGGGCTTCGACGCGTCGACGGGCGACATCAAGCCCGAGTTCTTCGGTGTGGCGATCCGGATGCTGAGGGCGCAGGGCTTCCTCGCCTCGCAGCCGAACGGACTCGTGGTGAGCCCCAACGGCGCGCTCGACGACCACTCGGTGTACGGATCGGGCTGGACCTTCTTCCGTTGGCTCGGCGACAGCTACGGCAACGCGGCGTCGGCGCCGATGGCCGACGCCGACCTCTTCAAGTCGCTCAACGCCACGGCGGCGATGCCCGGAGTTCGCGGCCTCGAAGACGAGCTGGGGGTCCCCTTCCCGCGCCTGCTCGAGCGGTTCGCGGCGGCGGTGATGTTCCACGCCACCCCCAACGCTCCGACCGGCCTCGACTTCACCGGCTACGACTTCCCCACCGCCATCGAGGTCTTCTGCTTCGCGGCGGACAACCCGGCCTGCTCGGGCTCGGCGCCCGGCCCGACCGGCTACTGGCCCTGGCCGGTGACCACCAATTCCGACGGCACCCCCTCCTGGACGCTCCAGCAGCCCACCGAGTTCTCGGGCAGCATCGGGCCGGCGGGACTGCGCATCCACGACTTCGTGTCGAACGGCACGGGTACGGGTGCGGAGCTGGTGCTCAGCGCACCGGCGCAGGCGCGCATCGTGGTGGCGCGGATCCAGTAG